The DNA sequence TTGTGTGCTGTAACCGCGATTTTAATGTTAGGATGCCATCCTAAATCTTCAAATGAACAGGTTGAAGGAGATACCTTAAAAGTTGAATTTTCCTTACCTAAAAAACTGGAAGAGGTTTCTGGAATTACCCTTTCCCAAGACCAGAAAACAATTTGGGTAATAGAAGATCAGGGAAATAAAAATATGGTGTATGGATTGGATAGACAGGGGAAATTAATAAAAGATGTTCTTGTAGAAGATACCGAAAATAATGACTGGGAAGAAATTACAAAAGATTCCAAAGGGAATATTTACATCGGTGATTTTGGGAATAATGACAATGACAGAAGGAATCTGGCTATTTTGAAGATTGACCTGAAAGATCCTTCGCAGAACACTACAAAAGTCACCCAAACCACAAAATTCCATTATGAGGGGCAGACGGAATTTCCTCCTAAGAAATCGAATTGGTTATATGATTGCGAGGCATTCGTAGAAATGAATGGAAATTTTTATCTTTTTACCAAGAATAGAAGTAAAGGTTTTGATGGCACTTTTCTGGTTTTCAAAGTTCCTAATCAGAAAGGAGATTTTGAAGCTAAATTAGTAGGTAAACTGAAGCTGGATGGAAAATATAATGATGCCGCAATCACTTCCGCATCGATCAACAGTAAACAGGATCAGATTGTATTATTAAATCACAAATATGTGCGTATCCTTTCCGGATTTACCCCGGATAATTTCAATACGGCTAAAATCCAAAAGATAGCATTGAACCATAATTCGCAAAAAGAAGCTGTTGTTTTTCTAGATGATAAAACTCTTTTAATAGCTGATGAAAAGGCGAAAAAGGTAGGCGGAAACGTTTATCTATTTAATATAAATCCTCACAAATAGACTTTGTGAGGATTCTTTATTCTGAATGTGATCCCTATCTCTATGGAGTAAGATAAGAGATGTGAATATTACCGCTCGATAACCTGAAACTTTGGGTGTATACGCAGCGTATTCTAAAGGTTTCCCCGGTATTAAAATAAGTAATTGAGGAAAGATTATGATTAATACCTGTGGTGCGTTCTCCATGACCGGTAGATATGGCTGCCAATGTAGCTGTTGGAGATGAAACTTTTTGAATCGATGATTTTGCGGTTCCGGCTGTTCTCCCATTACCGTTTAAGTTTAAATCATAGGTGACATAGGGTACGATATTGTAAAAGCCGGGTTTGACCACAGTAAATATTCCGCTGGTTGAATTATAAGTTATATAAGCAGTATCAATTTTGTTACTGATATTGAAGACATAGGTCTGGGTATAGTTTTCATGTGTGCTGATAGGATTACTCCCGGTTCCTGTATAACTGCCGCTACCTGGACTGATATCAGTTTTGTTGCCTACAAAAATTACCTTTAAAAAATTTTCAGATTCAATATTTCTCCAGACAGGTGCATTTCCAGAACCGTTAGACATCAGGAACTCGCCCCGGTTTCCGGAATTCCCTTTTGTATTGGCATTTCCTCCAACATTGAAGTCTTTTACAACCTGTAAGGATCCATTGATATGGAATGTGCTTTGTGGAGTGGGAGTATAAATACCTACTTGCGCACGGTATTGTAAAGATATGGCAAATAATGCCATAAATAATAGCTGTTTTTTCATCATTTTTATCGTGTTAAAATAATTTTTACAAATATAAATTTTTAAAAAATATTGATTTTTTTTAAAATTTAACAAGCATATTCAGCTATGGTTGAGTTTGAGTTGTAAAGATGGGAATATGCTCTTATGTTGCTGATTGTAATTATTTTATAAGTAATGATTTAGAAATAGAAAATAAAAATACAAGAATTTTTTATTTATGAAATTTATAAACAAAACCCATTGTAGTGGAAAGTACAATGGGTTTTGTGAAATTAATATGGATTGGATATTAATTGTATCTTAGAAATTCATTCCTATACCTGCTGAAATCCTTCCACCATCGGAACCATAGAAATAATTTAGCCTTGCTGAAAACATTTCAACAACACTTAACCATAAACCAACTCCTGCAGCCTGGTGCCATTTTCTTGAATATTCGTTGTCATTCCAAACCCTTCCCAAATCATAGCCTATTAAAATACCCATATTGGCAGGGATGATATTGTTTTTAATTCTTCCAAAATCCCAACGGATCTCAGAATTATTGGTGAAATAAGATTTTCCTGAAAAACGGTCATTTCTAAAAGCACGAAGGCCGTTATTCCCACCGATACTGGCAGCCTGATAGAATTCAAAATTATTATTGTTGATCCACATTACATTGTTGGAGTTTGAAAAAACGAAGTTTCCTCTTTTATCAATTCTATGGTGAAGGTTTAATGAGCCATTTAAAACTAAAAAGTTTCTGTCAAAATCTGAAAGGTTGGTTTTCCAGTTAACATTAGCAACTAACTCTAGGCCTAGCGTAGGAAAGGCGTTATTATCCAGGTTTTTATAGCTAAAAGTATAATTAGCTCCTCCAAACTGCTGGCTGTTGAAGACCGCAGGATTTACATCCGGAGATTGGTCTACAAAACGATCACCATTTCTTTGTACTTTATTGTCTTCAAAGGTAAGCTGGAACTGATGTTGCAGATTAAGCCAGCTTTTTCTGGAAATTGAGGGTGCAAAATTAAATCTTGAAATTCTCGCTCTATTGTATTTTGTTTTGGTGTCATCTTTATCGTACTCACTCTCATTGGACAGTCCGAAAAAGTTTTCAGAAAATCGGGGAGTTGTGTAGGCCGCATCAATATTAAAATCCCACCCGTAAATAGCCTTTTTAAAGATTCCTTTGTACGCCAGATTGAAACCAGCCGTGTTTGTATAGAAATTAGCTTTTAAGCTGTGCTTTTGGGTATAAGGATCACGAATAAAATTATTCACTGTATAATTGGTAAGAAGTCCAATAATAAGCCCATCATCAGGATTATAATCAGCATTAGGATATCCTGCCAAGAAATTGTATTTCGGATGTTTATAATTGTAGGTATTAATATCAAAATCGTCGGAAATATTTTTGGTGGCTGTATCAGCGTTATACGTATTCTTTTGAGATTTGAAATCGTAAATTTTCACCTTACTTCCGTTGGCAACATTATAGACGTCATGATTGGGGCCACCAACAAGTCTTATAGTCATCTTAGGCCTTCCATTTCCCGATACTTCATAAATATCATCATCTTCCAATCCGTAGATCCAGAGTTCCTTTGTTTTATTATCGTGATAGGTTTTCTCAAATACCAATTCAGGGTTTTCACCTTTTTTATCAAGTTTATATTGTTTTACTTCAACCGAATGTCCGTTTTTTGTAATGACAAATTTATCCTGATTTACAGTACCTGCTAACGGAACTTTTTCCTGCAATACATCGTAGTATTGTGCTGCATAATTCTGTAATTTTTCTTTTCTTGATTTTAGCTTTCTTTGAATATCGGTTATCGTTTCATCTTTAACTTCTTTTGGTAAATTGTTGAAAGCATCGTCAATATCTTTATCTGTCAAATGCTCCTGAATATATTTCGCCTGAGCAATCCATTCTTCTTGTGTAGATCCCTTTAAAAATACCAGGTCAATAGGATAAGGTTCCATGGCCAGGCCTTTTACATTTTTAATATCATCCTTAAATGTTTGCATATGACGAACTGCCGGAACATTCATGATCAATTTAAAGGCTGCACCATCATATTTGCTAAAAGCCTGATCCCGGTCTCTTGGAATCGGTTTATAAGTTATTTTGTCACCATCTTTATATTCCGCCCATTTCCATTGATCGGAATGTCTGTCCCAATCTCCCAGTAGCATATCAAAGATTCTGGCTCTTATGTAAATATCTTTATCAACAGAATATTTGTAATTTTTGGAAATATTTTTCAATACATCATCAGTAGAAAGAATATCTCTGGCATTATCCAGATATTGAAGTGTTTTAGGATCTGAAGAGAAACGCTCTTCGACCATATACATTTCATCACCATAATGTTCATTGTATTCCCCCAAAGCTTCTTGCTTAGGGATATAGAATAATCGGGCATTACTGTGGAAAAGATCTAATTTGTCTGCCAGATTTCCTACAGCAAAGGGAGTGAAGGGGTGATTGGTTGTATAAAAATCAAGTAAAAATTTATCCGGAAATGTATTTTCAAGCTCATCTCCAAATGTACTTTTCTTAAAGGCCATATTATTCAGAAAACGAACTGCACTTTTTTTGATCCCTCTCATCACAAATTCCTGTCCGTCTTTGGCTTTCAGCCTTAAACTATTGGATTGATTTCCCCCACCTTCTCTAAAAGGGGTATAGCCGCCATCCAATTCGGAAATATTAGCAGTTTTTGCTTCGATAGGTATTCCATAGTATTTCCTATAATGATCTCCCCATAGCCATCTGTAAAATTTTCCCTTTTCGGTTAAATTTTTAGGATATATTGTCGAAGTGATGGTTGCGGGGAAAGAATTGGGATAATTATTTACAAAATTATCAGGCTTGGCAATGACATCAATATGAGCCAGAGATTTTAGTTGAGCATCTTTAGTAGAAAAGTATTCAACATCACTGCTTTGATCTTTTCTGATATTCAGGACGGCAAAACCACTCCCTCCGTAAGAAAAATCTGTTGGCTCAGCTATTGTAGCCGGATCAACTTTAGAACCAGCTCCGCTAACGATCTGTCTGATATTTCTTTCTGAATGATATTGTAAATTATGATCATGGCCGGAGACAAAAATGACATTTTCTTTATCCTGAACAATACTCTTTAACCGATTAGCCAAATCGGCATAATGCTGATTGTTTATGTCCTGTGTGCTGGCACCAGAAGTATTTCTAAGAAAATTAATAACAGTTGCAATTCCGGGAGCAGGAATATTTCCTTTAAACGGAAACAGATGGGATCTTGCAGAATTGTATCCAGCATGGGTTCCACTGCTGATCACAGGATGGTGCAAAGCAACAATAATTCTTTTATTCTGATTTTTAGTAATCAGATCCTGGAATTCGTAAAACAAGTCATCCCGGGTTTTTATTGTACAGTTTTTATTGATCCCCGGATACCGGTCCCAATTGGCTAAAACCCATTCGCTATCAATTACGATTAATTTAATATCATCAGTAAGGTTGATGTCATCAATAGGGCATGAATTTTTCGGTAAATATGCTTTTTTGTCGTTAAGGTAACTTTTAACAAATTCTTC is a window from the Chryseobacterium sp. T16E-39 genome containing:
- a CDS encoding metallophosphoesterase; its protein translation is MNLSFKTHLKIISVPFRFLLVSGVLYSCATYNVKKGKNLLEAKNSNIKSENDFKIFLVGDAGNPDEAQGKQTLNLLKTQLDSADKNSMLIFLGDNIYPSGMPKEKDKDYPLAKDKMEKQLSITKNFKGKTLVIPGNHDWYHGIDGLKAQEEFVKSYLNDKKAYLPKNSCPIDDINLTDDIKLIVIDSEWVLANWDRYPGINKNCTIKTRDDLFYEFQDLITKNQNKRIIVALHHPVISSGTHAGYNSARSHLFPFKGNIPAPGIATVINFLRNTSGASTQDINNQHYADLANRLKSIVQDKENVIFVSGHDHNLQYHSERNIRQIVSGAGSKVDPATIAEPTDFSYGGSGFAVLNIRKDQSSDVEYFSTKDAQLKSLAHIDVIAKPDNFVNNYPNSFPATITSTIYPKNLTEKGKFYRWLWGDHYRKYYGIPIEAKTANISELDGGYTPFREGGGNQSNSLRLKAKDGQEFVMRGIKKSAVRFLNNMAFKKSTFGDELENTFPDKFLLDFYTTNHPFTPFAVGNLADKLDLFHSNARLFYIPKQEALGEYNEHYGDEMYMVEERFSSDPKTLQYLDNARDILSTDDVLKNISKNYKYSVDKDIYIRARIFDMLLGDWDRHSDQWKWAEYKDGDKITYKPIPRDRDQAFSKYDGAAFKLIMNVPAVRHMQTFKDDIKNVKGLAMEPYPIDLVFLKGSTQEEWIAQAKYIQEHLTDKDIDDAFNNLPKEVKDETITDIQRKLKSRKEKLQNYAAQYYDVLQEKVPLAGTVNQDKFVITKNGHSVEVKQYKLDKKGENPELVFEKTYHDNKTKELWIYGLEDDDIYEVSGNGRPKMTIRLVGGPNHDVYNVANGSKVKIYDFKSQKNTYNADTATKNISDDFDINTYNYKHPKYNFLAGYPNADYNPDDGLIIGLLTNYTVNNFIRDPYTQKHSLKANFYTNTAGFNLAYKGIFKKAIYGWDFNIDAAYTTPRFSENFFGLSNESEYDKDDTKTKYNRARISRFNFAPSISRKSWLNLQHQFQLTFEDNKVQRNGDRFVDQSPDVNPAVFNSQQFGGANYTFSYKNLDNNAFPTLGLELVANVNWKTNLSDFDRNFLVLNGSLNLHHRIDKRGNFVFSNSNNVMWINNNNFEFYQAASIGGNNGLRAFRNDRFSGKSYFTNNSEIRWDFGRIKNNIIPANMGILIGYDLGRVWNDNEYSRKWHQAAGVGLWLSVVEMFSARLNYFYGSDGGRISAGIGMNF